A genomic stretch from Flavobacterium humidisoli includes:
- a CDS encoding RagB/SusD family nutrient uptake outer membrane protein, with the protein MKHKIIIAGLIIAALFSSCQQFEDDYLDTEAPSTLEPSLIFSEVALAKGAVDGIKVPFAETNSYRGRFLPYYGLNTDTEWYNTSQTAGDKADLCVYDAKPSNTEMNTTNNAYAMMYSGIERANVCIQGLRQYGNPTPGSEMGQLLGEALTLRAIYYADLLKSWGDVPARFEPITTATLYLPKASRDIIYKQLIADLGEASTLVAWPNETAYTNTVEHVNKAFVKAFRARLALAASGYQQYPDGVRRSSDPELSVANMYALALKESREVIQSGSARLESTFEGLWRKYNEENTAAGGESLWELPFSDGRGRMLFTFAVKHTAAADQFQANGANRGGVAGPLPFVFYDYDQADARRNVTCVPYKYGAAVNGIAKQELGTLDTWYFGKYRYEWMKRYVTSTNDDGVNKMYMRYAEVLLIAAETANELEGPTAAMPYLKEVRRRSFSSADQATKVESYVNGLTSKDAMFNALVEENKYEFTGEMERKQALIRWNLLKANLDKAKQKMAELSTRTGQYADVPATLYYKYQSDNVSLDIYGLNRGETTNPGALYSSTAWTWTGTAADAKIASLYKVGVNPDERQFWQYGKYFLMQVMVS; encoded by the coding sequence ATGAAACATAAAATAATAATAGCGGGATTGATTATTGCGGCTTTATTTAGTTCTTGCCAGCAATTTGAAGATGACTATTTAGATACAGAAGCGCCGTCAACATTAGAGCCATCTTTGATATTTTCTGAAGTTGCACTTGCAAAAGGAGCTGTAGATGGAATAAAAGTGCCGTTTGCGGAGACTAATTCTTATAGAGGGAGATTTTTGCCATATTATGGATTAAATACAGATACAGAATGGTACAATACTTCTCAAACAGCAGGAGATAAAGCAGATTTGTGTGTGTATGATGCGAAGCCAAGTAATACAGAAATGAATACGACCAATAATGCCTATGCAATGATGTACTCAGGAATTGAGCGTGCCAATGTTTGTATTCAGGGGTTGCGTCAATATGGTAATCCTACACCAGGCTCAGAAATGGGACAATTACTAGGAGAAGCTTTAACATTAAGAGCGATCTATTATGCCGATTTGCTTAAGTCTTGGGGTGATGTTCCAGCTCGTTTTGAGCCTATCACTACTGCAACATTATATTTGCCTAAAGCGAGTAGAGATATTATTTACAAACAATTAATCGCAGATTTAGGTGAAGCATCAACATTGGTGGCATGGCCTAATGAAACTGCTTATACGAATACAGTAGAACATGTAAATAAAGCTTTTGTAAAAGCATTTAGAGCACGTTTGGCTTTGGCAGCAAGTGGTTATCAGCAATATCCTGATGGAGTAAGAAGAAGTAGCGATCCAGAACTTTCAGTTGCAAACATGTATGCATTGGCATTAAAAGAATCTCGCGAAGTGATCCAAAGTGGTAGTGCTCGTTTAGAGTCTACTTTTGAAGGACTATGGAGAAAATACAATGAAGAAAATACTGCTGCTGGCGGAGAGTCTCTTTGGGAACTTCCTTTCTCTGATGGGCGTGGTAGAATGTTGTTCACTTTTGCGGTAAAACACACTGCGGCTGCCGATCAATTTCAGGCTAATGGTGCTAACCGTGGTGGAGTAGCAGGTCCATTACCATTTGTTTTCTATGATTATGATCAAGCTGATGCTCGTAGAAATGTTACTTGTGTGCCTTATAAGTATGGGGCAGCAGTGAATGGTATTGCAAAACAAGAGCTAGGTACTTTAGACACATGGTATTTTGGTAAATACCGTTACGAATGGATGAAACGTTATGTAACTTCTACAAATGATGACGGGGTTAATAAAATGTACATGCGTTATGCTGAGGTGCTTTTAATTGCTGCTGAAACAGCAAACGAATTGGAGGGTCCAACTGCAGCAATGCCTTACTTGAAAGAAGTTCGTAGAAGATCATTTTCTTCAGCAGATCAAGCCACCAAAGTTGAATCTTATGTAAATGGCTTAACTAGCAAAGATGCCATGTTTAATGCCCTTGTTGAAGAAAATAAATATGAGTTTACAGGAGAGATGGAACGTAAACAAGCGCTGATTCGTTGGAATTTGCTTAAAGCAAACTTAGATAAAGCAAAACAAAAAATGGCAGAATTATCTACGCGCACAGGACAATATGCAGATGTGCCAGCTACTTTGTACTATAAATATCAGTCAGATAATGTAAGTTTAGATATCTATGGACTTAATCGTGGAGAAACTACAAATCCAGGAGCATTGTATTCTTCTACTGCTTGGACATGGACAGGAACAGCTGCAGATGCTAAGATAGCCTCATTGTATAAAGTGGGAGTGAACCCTGATGAGAGACAATTTTGGCAATATGGCAAGTATTTCTTGATGCAAGTAATGGTCAGTTAA
- a CDS encoding helix-turn-helix domain-containing protein, with protein MKKQAEKIKTYNPKGFREKFLGEDNPIHLLFKSNSDHFFCLEIEEMMQMQHPVPPSKHSCHTLIFISSGQHVMKLGYQEYITTDNEMIMVPAGQIFSLDNVNNIHKGYICQFHPDILIRKYGSRELLNDFDFLKISGDPKIKLAPEDIAPITNILERLKKEYSEKTVTDLNIVQSYLITLFYEMNKNAVKTSKSISAAEAITAKFKELIHDHIKTQHQVNYYSSLLNVTPNHLNKCVKNVTGKSAVKWIDENILLEAKYLLFQTTLSVGEIATQVGFEDQSYFSRFFKKAEGISPIRYRKMIDKS; from the coding sequence ATGAAAAAGCAGGCAGAGAAAATAAAAACCTATAACCCAAAAGGATTTAGAGAGAAGTTTTTAGGAGAAGACAATCCTATTCATTTACTTTTTAAATCGAATTCTGATCATTTTTTCTGTTTGGAAATCGAAGAAATGATGCAGATGCAGCATCCTGTTCCGCCTTCGAAACATTCTTGCCATACTTTAATTTTTATTTCTTCAGGCCAACATGTTATGAAATTGGGTTATCAGGAATATATCACGACTGATAACGAAATGATTATGGTTCCTGCCGGCCAGATTTTTTCGCTTGATAATGTGAACAATATCCATAAAGGTTATATCTGCCAATTTCATCCTGATATTTTGATTCGGAAATATGGCAGTCGTGAACTGCTCAATGATTTTGACTTTCTAAAAATTTCAGGAGATCCCAAAATTAAACTTGCTCCCGAAGATATTGCCCCAATTACCAATATTTTGGAACGATTGAAAAAGGAATATTCTGAAAAAACGGTTACAGATTTAAATATTGTTCAGTCGTATCTGATTACTTTATTTTATGAAATGAATAAAAATGCGGTGAAAACTTCTAAAAGCATTTCGGCGGCAGAAGCAATTACGGCAAAATTTAAAGAATTGATTCATGACCATATTAAAACCCAACATCAGGTCAATTATTATTCTTCTCTATTAAATGTTACTCCGAATCACTTAAACAAATGTGTAAAGAATGTAACCGGAAAATCTGCTGTAAAATGGATTGACGAAAACATATTGCTTGAGGCCAAATATTTATTATTTCAAACCACACTTTCTGTAGGTGAAATCGCAACGCAAGTAGGCTTTGAAGATCAATCTTACTTTAGTCGATTTTTTAAAAAAGCAGAAGGAATTTCTCCTATACGATATCGAAAAATGATTGATAAGTCCTAA
- a CDS encoding nucleosidase has translation MIQINQTASFAVEDILFCFALESEAAEVFKDHNVLITGIGKVNAAYELSKAIQKKKPSVIINLGSAGSSCFQKGDVICCTKFVQRDMDVRGLGFALYETPLSGLPPVLEYGLLMDNLQEGICGTGDNFEMGHCSDAYNVVDMEAYALAMIAMKENIPFLSLKYISDGADDNAAEDWTVQVHKAAIAYGKILGLIEETEAIS, from the coding sequence ATGATACAAATTAACCAAACGGCATCATTTGCTGTTGAAGATATATTATTCTGTTTTGCACTTGAATCTGAAGCGGCAGAAGTTTTTAAAGATCACAATGTCTTAATTACCGGAATCGGAAAAGTAAACGCAGCTTACGAATTGTCAAAAGCCATTCAAAAGAAAAAACCTTCTGTAATTATTAATTTAGGTTCAGCAGGAAGCAGCTGTTTTCAAAAAGGCGACGTAATCTGTTGCACCAAATTTGTTCAAAGAGATATGGATGTGCGCGGTTTAGGTTTTGCATTATATGAAACTCCTCTTTCTGGTTTACCGCCAGTTTTAGAATATGGTCTGTTAATGGATAATCTTCAAGAAGGAATCTGCGGAACTGGTGACAATTTTGAAATGGGACATTGCTCAGACGCCTATAATGTTGTGGATATGGAAGCGTACGCTTTAGCCATGATTGCCATGAAAGAAAATATTCCGTTTTTAAGCTTAAAATATATTTCTGATGGAGCCGATGATAACGCTGCCGAAGATTGGACGGTTCAGGTTCATAAAGCAGCGATTGCGTACGGCAAAATTTTAGGATTGATTGAAGAGACAGAAGCCATTTCTTAA
- a CDS encoding DUF6642 family protein — protein MDSEKFIFCLEGVKDIDDHTQTNVVKCLEELAIDQGISSIHKTCDTIEGLEESLNILLYEDHNFKDYEIIYLAMPGQENNICLHDYYYSIEEIAELFEGKMKGKIIHFANLKVLDLNEEEAQYFLDITGARAISGYGSTYNKIASCSTIDKAFFSLYQENDNLIEVVEDLYTKHYNLCKLLDFRLYY, from the coding sequence ATGGATAGTGAAAAATTTATTTTCTGCCTTGAAGGCGTTAAAGATATAGACGATCATACTCAGACCAATGTGGTAAAATGTCTGGAAGAATTGGCTATTGACCAAGGCATTTCGAGTATTCATAAAACTTGCGATACTATTGAAGGGTTGGAAGAAAGTCTGAATATTTTGCTTTACGAAGATCATAATTTCAAAGATTATGAAATTATTTATTTAGCCATGCCAGGTCAGGAAAATAATATCTGCCTTCATGATTATTATTACAGCATCGAAGAAATTGCCGAATTGTTTGAAGGTAAAATGAAAGGCAAGATTATTCATTTTGCCAATCTTAAGGTTTTAGATTTAAACGAAGAAGAAGCTCAATATTTTTTAGATATAACTGGAGCAAGAGCGATCTCTGGTTACGGTTCCACTTATAATAAAATTGCCAGCTGCAGTACAATTGACAAAGCTTTTTTTAGCTTGTATCAGGAAAATGACAATTTGATTGAAGTCGTAGAAGATCTCTATACCAAACATTACAATCTGTGCAAACTGCTTGATTTTAGATTATATTATTAG
- a CDS encoding DUF4957 domain-containing protein: MMKTINIFKGLITVLLLSVAVSSCESYNEALLDGIGNTREFSPIGLKATIRNSTTVELDWTVKSDENADHYVVEFSADDPSFATIYKTINVAPTELPVKVALEGETVYSIRVKAVTSGLADSKWSVITATTLSEQIMFPVQDADIQATQVTLRWTPNSAVTQITAMPGNIAHTITAAEKTAGVATITGLTPETAYTAILLNGTKKRGDATFTTGIDIGTGILVKEGDDFLQKITDAPSGSVLVFMPGDYTAQTGTIAINKTITLRGLRPENKPKLKVNFTLANNPANSSEVVNLSLIDLDLNGTGTTGGAITIGTAAATGLGDVLISGCYVHDYPSQLIYGNASAKLKSFSVDNSIVENVNVNAGADFIDFRTTYVGSVSLTKSTFDTCSSRDFIRLDAAAGLTGTGLTSNVLIDGCTIYAPTLPAASRILYIRFVSNLSTVRNTLLAVGSAVYTNSTATFAPGFANNNNFNSPNLQITTGNNRPDAAATVLDPQFPNAPNGDFTIKNQTLIDRKVGDPRWLK, from the coding sequence ATGATGAAAACAATAAATATATTTAAAGGATTAATAACCGTATTACTTCTTTCAGTTGCAGTTTCTAGCTGTGAAAGTTATAATGAAGCGTTATTAGACGGTATAGGAAATACAAGAGAATTTTCTCCCATCGGACTTAAAGCTACTATCAGAAACTCAACCACGGTTGAGTTAGATTGGACGGTTAAATCAGATGAAAATGCAGATCATTATGTAGTTGAATTTAGTGCTGATGATCCGAGCTTCGCTACAATTTATAAAACCATAAATGTTGCTCCTACAGAACTTCCTGTAAAAGTAGCATTAGAAGGAGAAACAGTTTATTCGATTAGAGTAAAAGCAGTTACTTCTGGCTTAGCAGATTCTAAATGGTCGGTTATAACAGCTACAACATTATCAGAACAGATAATGTTCCCAGTTCAAGATGCAGATATTCAAGCAACTCAAGTTACATTAAGATGGACTCCAAATAGTGCTGTAACACAAATTACTGCTATGCCTGGAAATATTGCGCACACTATTACAGCAGCTGAAAAAACAGCTGGGGTAGCTACAATTACAGGTTTAACTCCAGAAACTGCATACACTGCAATTTTATTAAACGGAACAAAGAAAAGGGGTGATGCAACTTTTACTACCGGAATTGACATTGGAACTGGAATATTAGTGAAAGAGGGAGATGACTTCCTTCAAAAAATTACTGATGCGCCTTCTGGATCTGTTTTAGTTTTCATGCCGGGTGATTACACAGCTCAAACTGGAACAATTGCAATAAATAAAACAATAACGCTAAGAGGTCTAAGACCAGAAAACAAACCAAAATTAAAAGTTAATTTTACTTTGGCTAATAATCCGGCTAATTCAAGTGAAGTGGTTAATCTTTCTTTAATAGATTTAGACTTAAACGGAACTGGTACAACTGGCGGAGCCATAACAATTGGTACAGCAGCGGCTACAGGTTTAGGAGATGTTTTAATAAGCGGATGTTATGTTCATGATTATCCTTCTCAATTAATCTATGGAAATGCATCAGCAAAATTGAAATCATTCTCTGTGGATAATAGTATTGTTGAAAATGTGAACGTTAATGCTGGTGCTGATTTTATTGACTTCAGAACTACTTATGTGGGAAGTGTTTCTTTAACAAAAAGTACATTTGACACTTGTTCATCACGTGATTTCATCCGTTTAGATGCTGCTGCAGGATTAACAGGAACGGGATTAACAAGTAATGTGTTAATCGATGGATGTACAATCTATGCACCTACATTACCAGCGGCAAGTAGAATTTTGTATATACGTTTTGTTTCTAATTTATCAACAGTACGTAATACATTATTAGCAGTTGGATCTGCAGTTTATACAAATTCTACAGCAACGTTCGCTCCAGGGTTTGCAAATAATAATAATTTCAATTCACCTAATTTACAGATAACAACAGGTAACAATAGACCAGATGCTGCTGCAACTGTATTAGATCCTCAATTTCCTAATGCACCAAATGGTGATTTTACAATTAAAAATCAAACATTAATTGATAGAAAAGTGGGAGATCCACGTTGGTTAAAATAA
- a CDS encoding pentapeptide repeat-containing protein codes for MESKLYQNRTFETIDYSDQSLANTEFVNCEFVNCNFSKSDLSHNDFLDCVFKNCNLSLATLRNTGLKNIQFIGCKLMGLDFSACNSFLFSMNFQDCILDYSTFIYKKLKKTIFIDCFLKETDFSNTDLSLASFKNCDLSGATFVESILEKTDFRTSRNYAFDPSENKIKGTKVSHTALAGLLQKFDLSIE; via the coding sequence ATGGAATCAAAATTATACCAAAACCGAACTTTTGAAACGATTGATTATTCGGATCAGAGTTTAGCCAATACCGAATTTGTTAATTGCGAATTCGTTAACTGCAATTTTTCTAAAAGCGATTTAAGTCATAACGACTTTCTAGATTGTGTTTTTAAAAATTGCAATCTTTCTTTGGCTACTTTGAGAAATACTGGATTGAAAAACATCCAATTCATCGGCTGCAAATTAATGGGATTGGATTTTAGCGCTTGCAATAGTTTTTTATTTTCAATGAACTTTCAAGATTGTATTTTGGACTATTCTACTTTCATTTATAAAAAACTAAAGAAGACCATTTTTATAGATTGCTTTTTAAAAGAAACAGATTTCTCGAATACCGATCTATCTTTGGCCTCTTTTAAAAATTGTGATCTTTCTGGCGCCACTTTTGTGGAAAGCATTTTAGAGAAAACCGATTTCAGAACTTCCAGAAACTATGCTTTTGATCCTTCAGAAAATAAAATTAAAGGAACAAAGGTTTCCCATACGGCACTTGCGGGTCTGCTTCAAAAATTTGATTTATCCATAGAATGA
- a CDS encoding MFS transporter, which translates to MKKSLIALSLGGLTIGITEFVMMGLLPDIASDMKVSIPVAGYLISSYALGVVIGAPLLVIAGRNYAPKKMLLILALMLAVFNALSIIAPDYTILFASRFLSGLPHGAFFGVGAVVASRLADKGKEAQAISIMFAGLTIANLIGVPIGTYIGHHFIWRYTFVLIAIVGLLTFLAIYLWMPNLEKGESVNMKTQLQFFKKTEAWLIIGITAIGFGGLFAWISYIAPLLINVSKFSPEDVSSILILAGLGMVVGNFVGGKLADKFSPAPTTLALLLVMSLDLILVYFFSFNQYMSLFLTFLTGAISFSVIAPIQMLMIRTAKGAEMIASASLQGSFNIGNALGAFLGGLPLAAGFSYSSPNLIGVGMSVIGMIITFILMRLHQKQVQVQPA; encoded by the coding sequence ATGAAAAAAAGTCTTATTGCGCTCTCTTTAGGAGGGTTAACTATTGGTATTACAGAATTTGTAATGATGGGATTACTCCCAGATATTGCTTCAGATATGAAAGTTTCCATTCCGGTTGCAGGATATTTAATTTCGTCTTATGCACTTGGAGTTGTTATTGGAGCGCCTTTGTTAGTAATCGCGGGAAGAAATTATGCACCTAAAAAAATGCTTTTAATTTTAGCTTTAATGTTGGCAGTTTTTAATGCATTGTCAATTATTGCTCCCGATTATACTATTTTATTTGCGTCTAGATTTTTATCTGGATTACCGCATGGTGCATTCTTTGGAGTGGGAGCGGTAGTCGCAAGCCGTTTGGCAGATAAAGGAAAAGAAGCACAGGCAATCTCTATAATGTTTGCTGGTTTAACCATTGCGAACTTAATAGGTGTTCCAATTGGAACTTATATAGGTCATCATTTTATTTGGCGTTATACTTTTGTATTAATTGCTATTGTTGGATTATTGACTTTTTTGGCAATTTATTTATGGATGCCAAATCTTGAAAAAGGAGAAAGTGTAAATATGAAAACACAACTTCAGTTCTTTAAGAAAACAGAAGCTTGGTTGATTATCGGAATTACGGCAATTGGGTTTGGAGGTCTTTTTGCCTGGATCAGTTATATTGCTCCTTTATTAATTAATGTTTCTAAATTTTCGCCAGAAGATGTTTCTTCCATTTTAATTTTAGCTGGATTAGGAATGGTGGTTGGAAATTTCGTAGGAGGTAAATTGGCAGATAAATTTTCACCAGCGCCAACTACATTAGCTTTATTATTAGTAATGTCTTTAGATTTAATTCTAGTTTACTTTTTCTCATTCAATCAATACATGTCTTTATTTCTTACTTTCTTAACTGGAGCTATTTCATTCTCGGTAATTGCGCCAATTCAGATGCTGATGATTCGTACAGCAAAAGGAGCAGAGATGATTGCTTCGGCATCTCTTCAAGGGAGTTTTAATATCGGCAATGCTTTAGGTGCTTTTCTTGGCGGATTGCCTTTGGCAGCGGGATTCAGCTATTCTTCTCCTAATCTTATCGGAGTTGGAATGTCAGTAATTGGAATGATTATCACATTCATCTTGATGAGGTTACATCAGAAACAAGTTCAGGTACAGCCTGCATAA
- a CDS encoding SusC/RagA family TonB-linked outer membrane protein, whose translation MNFKELLNKGANFCFKLVFLLCLLIGSQVHAQGTTIEGTVKDAAGLSLPGVNVLEKGTKNGTSTDFDGHYKIKLTNPKAVLSFSFIGFQSLNISAEGKTKVNATLVEDANNLNEVVVIGYGTAKKSDLTGAVSTISGTDLKKVPVANVAEALTGRIAGVQVTAAEGSPDADIRIRVRGGGSLTQDASPLIIVDGFPINNMNDISSSDIETMTVLKDAASTAIYGSRGANGVILITTKSGKDGKMAVNFNMFYGMKTMANKIDVLSPEDYTKWQYEYALLSQSGTKVASNPDSYTKYFGNWQDHDLYQGLKGDDWQEQIFGRTGEVQSRDLGIRGGTDKLNYNFNYAHYDEKAIMIGSNYKRNNLALALKSKLSNKVDVGFTVRYSDTEIDGGGVNEQNEKSSSDSRMRTIVGYAPLPVAGLTSEDVNGDGTDMLINPFTSISDNNRQQFRKNFNMLGSFGWEIVDNLKLKVDLGLDNFNNQDYRFYGLTTYYVANAPLATLQNMPAMIMSDSKERRFRNANTLNYDFKKIMGEDHHLTALVGEESINYTTNTLTSTIHGYPTFFDFEKAKTLTTQGTPQAVDNYYSPDDRLLSFFGRANYDYKNRYIFTATFRADGSSKFQEQNRWGYFPAFAAGWKLSEENFLKNKSWLSLLKLRASYGEAGNNNIPVGQQVQIFQSTPTTWINGVTSVWAPSKTMPNPDLKWETTVTQNFGLDFAFFKNRLSGNFDVYKNVTSDLLINFPVSGVGYDFQYRNMGETQNTGFEATINVVAIEKAKYGLNFSFNMGVNKNRINSLGVMSDFGQATGWASSQIGDDYLVAVGSSLGSMYGYRNDGRYEVSDFDYVAGKYVLKNGVVNTSTSLVGDGSGLKPGDMKLKDINGDGKVDANDKTVIGNVNPKSTGGFVINGNAYGFDLMAAFNWSIGNEVYNADKIEFSTATASGRYKNLNSTMADGKRWTNLDPATGQLVTDNPEALAALNANTTMWSPYMRSAIFTDWAVEDASFLRLNTLTLGYTTPEMFTSKLGISKLRFYLTASNVFVWTNYSGSDPEVSTKRKNPLTPGVDSSPYPRSRQMIFGMNLNF comes from the coding sequence ATGAACTTTAAAGAACTATTAAACAAAGGAGCAAATTTTTGCTTTAAACTTGTTTTCTTACTGTGCTTATTGATCGGTAGTCAAGTACACGCACAGGGCACAACGATAGAGGGAACCGTGAAGGATGCTGCGGGACTTTCTCTTCCTGGGGTAAACGTCTTAGAAAAAGGAACTAAGAACGGAACTTCTACCGATTTTGACGGGCATTACAAAATAAAACTAACCAATCCGAAAGCAGTATTAAGTTTTTCTTTTATAGGATTTCAAAGCCTTAATATTTCTGCAGAAGGAAAAACTAAAGTAAATGCTACCCTGGTTGAAGATGCTAATAACTTAAATGAAGTTGTTGTAATTGGATACGGGACAGCTAAGAAATCTGATTTGACTGGGGCTGTATCTACGATTTCAGGTACTGATTTGAAAAAAGTGCCAGTGGCCAATGTTGCTGAAGCTTTAACGGGTAGAATTGCCGGAGTGCAGGTAACTGCAGCAGAAGGTTCTCCAGATGCTGATATTAGAATTAGAGTTCGTGGAGGAGGTTCACTTACTCAAGACGCTTCGCCTTTAATTATTGTAGATGGATTTCCGATCAACAATATGAATGACATTTCTTCATCTGATATTGAAACAATGACGGTTTTAAAAGATGCCGCTTCAACTGCAATCTACGGATCACGTGGTGCAAACGGGGTAATTCTTATTACGACAAAAAGCGGAAAAGATGGAAAAATGGCCGTAAACTTTAATATGTTTTACGGTATGAAAACGATGGCGAATAAAATTGATGTTTTATCTCCAGAAGATTATACTAAATGGCAATATGAATATGCCTTGCTTTCGCAGAGCGGAACTAAAGTAGCTTCTAATCCAGACAGCTATACCAAGTACTTTGGAAATTGGCAAGATCATGATCTGTACCAAGGTTTAAAAGGTGATGATTGGCAAGAGCAAATTTTTGGACGCACGGGCGAAGTTCAGAGCCGTGATTTAGGAATTAGAGGTGGAACGGATAAGCTTAATTATAACTTTAATTATGCTCATTACGATGAAAAGGCAATTATGATTGGTTCAAACTACAAAAGAAATAACTTGGCATTAGCTTTAAAAAGCAAATTAAGCAATAAGGTTGATGTTGGTTTTACGGTGCGTTATTCAGATACTGAAATTGATGGTGGTGGTGTGAATGAGCAAAATGAGAAATCTTCTTCAGATTCACGTATGCGTACTATTGTGGGGTATGCGCCACTTCCAGTTGCAGGTTTAACTTCAGAAGATGTGAATGGGGATGGAACAGATATGTTAATAAATCCTTTTACTTCTATTTCAGATAATAATCGTCAGCAGTTTCGTAAAAACTTTAATATGTTAGGAAGTTTCGGATGGGAGATTGTAGATAATTTAAAATTGAAAGTAGATTTAGGTCTGGATAATTTTAATAATCAGGATTATCGTTTTTACGGTCTTACTACTTATTATGTGGCTAATGCGCCGTTGGCTACGTTGCAGAATATGCCTGCAATGATTATGTCAGATAGTAAGGAGAGACGTTTCAGAAATGCTAATACGTTGAATTATGATTTCAAAAAAATAATGGGAGAAGATCATCATTTGACGGCTCTTGTTGGAGAAGAAAGCATTAATTATACAACAAATACGCTTACATCGACAATTCATGGATATCCTACTTTTTTTGATTTTGAAAAAGCAAAAACATTAACAACACAAGGAACTCCACAAGCAGTAGATAATTATTATAGCCCTGATGACAGATTATTGTCGTTTTTTGGACGTGCAAATTATGATTACAAAAACCGTTATATTTTCACAGCTACATTTCGTGCAGATGGTTCTAGTAAATTCCAAGAGCAGAATCGTTGGGGATATTTTCCAGCATTTGCTGCAGGATGGAAACTTTCTGAAGAGAATTTCTTGAAAAATAAAAGCTGGTTAAGTCTTTTAAAATTAAGAGCAAGTTATGGAGAAGCAGGAAACAATAATATTCCTGTTGGACAGCAGGTGCAAATTTTCCAATCGACACCAACAACTTGGATTAACGGTGTTACTAGTGTTTGGGCGCCTTCTAAAACAATGCCTAACCCAGATTTGAAATGGGAAACAACAGTGACTCAAAACTTTGGTTTAGATTTCGCGTTTTTCAAAAATCGTTTAAGTGGTAATTTTGATGTTTATAAAAATGTTACAAGTGACTTGTTAATCAATTTTCCAGTTTCAGGAGTTGGATACGATTTCCAATATCGTAACATGGGAGAAACACAAAATACAGGTTTTGAAGCTACTATAAATGTTGTTGCGATTGAAAAGGCAAAATACGGATTGAACTTTTCATTCAATATGGGAGTAAACAAAAATCGTATTAACTCGTTAGGGGTTATGAGTGATTTTGGACAAGCAACAGGATGGGCTTCTTCACAAATTGGAGATGATTATTTAGTAGCAGTTGGTTCTTCGTTAGGTAGTATGTATGGCTATAGAAATGATGGCAGATATGAAGTTTCAGACTTTGATTATGTTGCAGGAAAGTATGTTTTGAAAAACGGAGTGGTTAATACTTCTACTTCTCTAGTAGGAGACGGAAGCGGTCTTAAGCCTGGAGACATGAAATTAAAAGATATCAATGGAGATGGTAAAGTAGATGCAAACGATAAAACCGTTATTGGTAATGTTAATCCTAAAAGCACAGGAGGTTTTGTAATTAATGGTAATGCTTATGGTTTCGATTTAATGGCCGCTTTTAACTGGAGTATTGGTAATGAGGTTTATAATGCCGATAAAATTGAATTTTCTACAGCTACAGCTTCAGGAAGATATAAAAACTTAAATTCTACTATGGCTGACGGAAAAAGATGGACTAACCTAGATCCAGCAACAGGACAATTAGTAACAGATAATCCTGAAGCTTTAGCAGCTCTTAATGCGAATACAACTATGTGGTCTCCTTACATGAGATCGGCTATTTTTACTGATTGGGCAGTTGAAGATGCATCTTTTTTAAGATTGAATACTTTGACATTAGGGTATACTACACCTGAAATGTTTACATCTAAACTAGGAATTTCAAAATTGAGATTTTATTTAACGGCTAGCAATGTTTTTGTTTGGACTAACTATTCTGGTTCTGATCCAGAAGTTTCGACAAAAAGAAAAAATCCACTTACACCAGGGGTAGATTCAAGTCCTTATCCAAGAAGCAGACAAATGATTTTTGGTATGAATCTTAATTTCTAA